From a region of the Pseudanabaena sp. ABRG5-3 genome:
- a CDS encoding ShlB/FhaC/HecB family hemolysin secretion/activation protein has product MKPIIFCSAIALSICSFAKAPVLAQSLSPSDLVPTPPSSPEVPPQFLPPVDDLLKPSSPQTNPSLETPDPSQTFVIREFQIVDSTVFSADELAAVVKPFTNRPINFAELLQARAAIADLYIRNGYITSGAFIPPQETNNGTVTIQVIEGKLEDIQITGTNRLDPSYIRSRLEVASGAPLNRDRLLNALQLLQIDPLLESVSAELKAGEQLGANVLTIKVTEAKSFNVRANLDNSAPASIGQLQRQIEVNERNLSGIGDRLAVIYGNTDGRNQYNLSYTIPVNAYNGTLGLSFNNASSSIITPEFKSLDIFSNSTVYDLTFRQPLLQTPAQEFALGLTASHSDSFTTLLKLPIPLSSGADNFGRSKFTTVRFFQDYTQRSSEDILALRSQISFGLGGVFDSTLNANFPDSRFVVWRGQAQYVRQLAEDALLIVSGSLQLADRPLPAIEQFSVGGSLTGRGYRQDALVGDNGANLSLEARLPVLSFREIRGLLQIAPFLDVGVVQNQGNSNTSTNNWLLGTGLGLRWQMGDRLTARFDYGLPLISAQGSRNSWQENGIYFSLSYRLF; this is encoded by the coding sequence TTGAAACCTATTATTTTTTGTAGTGCGATCGCCCTGTCCATTTGTAGTTTTGCCAAAGCTCCTGTACTTGCCCAATCGCTTAGCCCCTCCGATTTAGTGCCAACTCCACCGAGCAGCCCAGAAGTTCCTCCTCAGTTTCTGCCGCCCGTGGATGACCTCTTAAAGCCAAGTAGTCCCCAAACTAATCCTTCTTTAGAAACACCAGATCCTAGTCAGACTTTTGTTATACGAGAGTTTCAGATAGTTGATAGTACAGTGTTCTCCGCAGATGAGTTGGCGGCGGTGGTGAAACCTTTTACCAATCGTCCGATTAACTTTGCGGAACTGCTACAGGCTAGAGCCGCGATCGCTGATTTGTACATTCGCAATGGATATATCACATCAGGTGCATTTATTCCTCCTCAGGAAACAAATAATGGCACGGTCACAATTCAAGTGATTGAGGGGAAGTTAGAAGATATTCAGATCACAGGAACTAACCGACTTGATCCCAGCTATATCCGATCGCGGCTAGAGGTGGCAAGTGGAGCGCCCTTAAATCGCGATCGCCTACTTAATGCCTTGCAATTGCTGCAAATCGATCCTCTCTTAGAATCTGTTTCGGCAGAGTTAAAGGCTGGAGAGCAATTAGGTGCGAATGTCTTGACAATTAAGGTGACTGAAGCCAAATCCTTTAATGTAAGGGCAAATCTGGATAATTCGGCTCCTGCCAGTATTGGTCAATTACAGCGCCAAATTGAAGTGAATGAGCGGAATCTCAGTGGCATAGGCGATCGCCTAGCTGTAATTTACGGTAATACCGACGGTCGCAATCAATATAATCTCAGCTATACCATTCCCGTCAATGCTTACAATGGCACTCTAGGACTAAGTTTCAATAATGCTAGTAGCAGCATTATCACTCCAGAATTCAAGAGCCTTGATATATTTTCTAATTCCACGGTTTACGATCTAACTTTTCGTCAACCTTTACTGCAAACACCTGCCCAAGAATTTGCTTTGGGCCTCACAGCTTCCCATAGTGACAGCTTTACCACCCTTCTCAAATTGCCAATTCCCCTCTCCTCTGGTGCTGATAATTTTGGGAGAAGCAAATTTACTACAGTACGCTTTTTTCAAGACTACACACAGAGAAGTAGTGAGGATATTCTTGCTCTGCGATCGCAGATTAGTTTTGGATTAGGTGGTGTTTTCGATTCCACCCTTAATGCCAACTTTCCCGATAGCCGCTTTGTAGTTTGGCGTGGACAAGCGCAATATGTCAGACAACTAGCCGAAGATGCCCTACTGATTGTAAGTGGCAGCTTGCAGCTTGCAGATCGACCTTTACCAGCGATAGAACAGTTTAGTGTCGGTGGCAGTTTAACTGGGCGTGGTTACAGGCAAGATGCTCTAGTTGGAGATAATGGGGCGAACCTTTCTCTAGAAGCAAGGCTTCCTGTTTTGAGCTTTCGAGAAATTCGAGGATTGCTTCAAATAGCTCCTTTTTTGGATGTTGGCGTAGTTCAGAATCAAGGCAATTCAAATACCTCAACCAATAATTGGTTGCTAGGCACGGGATTGGGATTGCGTTGGCAGATGGGCGATCGCCTAACTGCCAGATTTGACTATGGATTGCCATTAATTTCTGCTCAAGGCAGCCGTAATTCATGGCAAGAAAATGGTATCTATTTCTCTCTTTCCTATAGGCTGTTTTAA
- a CDS encoding ComEC/Rec2 family competence protein: MRRSQIALVLALFFVAGAYASFLPDWTGFYTVFGIGFGLSLLVPAVWRLGPKRWVYLLATVLAIFACFYVKIRTPQPQANDISKYAPISNVIVRGQVVEPPSLTRSERAKFLLEVREINPSGKLNLKDISRNSDPATTSTTSTTETKSDEANKFVATAGKLYVTVPLIEVTGLRAGQAIELSGRLYLPSRADNFGAFDFKSYLARQGVFAGLSGRSLILQGDPPSFGEWWFISKIVRAHVMGAGVPEGSLLSSLVLGSRAVDLPSDLKDDFINAGLAAVLAASGFQVTLVLGSAIAISRNSSLKLQFLIGSLCLGGYLLLTGASPSILRAVVMGFGSLIGLVVQRRSRPVLGLVVTAVLLLLYQPLWIWDLGFQFSFLATFGLLTTSRSISERLEWLPPAIAELMSVPIAAYIWTLPLQLVVFGKLTPYSLLANVFTTPLVSISTYGGIISGLLAIIFVPIGAGIAWLLYPLLHWTIDIAQWVNTLPNANTNVGAIHLWQMLLAYALFMAIWLVPWFGKMQRWTIAFVLACVVLFVPNAIAQTTAFQVTLPAFNDVPIMLIRNQNQTVLINSGDRQFASFTLQPLLQKLGINRIDWAVSTDTQPDVSDGWNTLMSSSVAIAQFRDISLGVTPKPYQDLQQSLATAKTPLASLKVGETLTINNQVEVQLLNQSPDILKIKTGELSWLMLANADQKAQQVIITQKDLLPKLSANILWWTGGQIDPKILEAISPKIAIASATSVVEEIVNQFYEAKIRVFWTGRDGAIQWTPDKDFHTLRDQQDSRSPI; this comes from the coding sequence ATGAGGAGATCGCAAATTGCCTTAGTTTTAGCTTTGTTCTTTGTGGCAGGGGCATATGCCAGCTTTTTGCCAGACTGGACGGGCTTTTATACAGTATTTGGCATCGGCTTTGGTTTATCGCTGCTGGTTCCTGCTGTCTGGCGTTTAGGTCCTAAACGTTGGGTATATCTACTTGCAACAGTACTAGCGATTTTTGCTTGTTTTTATGTAAAAATTCGTACGCCCCAACCCCAAGCTAACGATATTTCTAAATATGCACCCATATCTAATGTGATTGTGCGAGGACAGGTAGTTGAGCCGCCAAGTCTAACGCGCAGCGAACGTGCAAAATTTTTGCTAGAGGTGCGAGAAATTAATCCTTCGGGTAAATTAAATCTTAAGGATATTAGTCGAAATTCCGATCCAGCAACAACTTCAACTACTAGCACTACAGAAACGAAGTCCGATGAAGCGAATAAGTTTGTCGCCACTGCGGGCAAATTATATGTCACTGTGCCATTGATTGAGGTGACAGGTTTACGGGCAGGACAAGCGATCGAACTTTCAGGAAGATTGTATTTGCCTAGTCGTGCTGATAACTTTGGAGCCTTTGATTTTAAGTCCTATTTAGCGCGTCAAGGTGTATTTGCAGGACTAAGTGGGCGATCGCTAATTCTCCAAGGTGATCCACCCTCCTTTGGAGAATGGTGGTTTATTAGTAAGATTGTCCGCGCCCATGTGATGGGCGCAGGTGTGCCAGAGGGTTCGTTGCTTAGCTCTTTAGTACTGGGTAGTCGTGCAGTGGACTTGCCGAGCGATCTTAAGGATGACTTTATTAATGCGGGATTAGCAGCAGTATTAGCTGCTTCAGGCTTTCAAGTCACTTTGGTATTGGGATCTGCGATCGCAATTAGTCGCAATAGTTCACTAAAACTGCAATTTTTGATTGGTAGCCTGTGCTTGGGTGGATATTTACTCCTGACAGGCGCTAGTCCGTCAATTTTGCGAGCTGTGGTAATGGGCTTTGGTAGCCTGATTGGTTTAGTCGTACAGCGTCGTAGCCGTCCTGTGTTGGGTTTAGTAGTTACGGCGGTATTGCTACTTCTCTATCAACCACTCTGGATTTGGGATTTAGGTTTTCAGTTTAGTTTTCTTGCAACCTTTGGACTACTCACCACGTCACGTTCGATTTCCGAGCGTTTAGAATGGCTCCCCCCAGCGATCGCGGAACTAATGTCTGTACCGATCGCAGCCTATATTTGGACATTACCTTTGCAATTGGTCGTATTTGGTAAATTGACACCCTATAGTTTGCTGGCTAATGTTTTTACAACACCTCTAGTATCGATATCTACCTATGGCGGCATTATTAGCGGGCTATTAGCAATTATTTTTGTACCGATTGGTGCAGGGATTGCATGGCTACTTTATCCCTTGCTGCATTGGACAATTGACATTGCTCAATGGGTGAATACGCTACCTAATGCCAATACTAATGTTGGGGCAATTCATCTCTGGCAAATGTTGCTTGCCTATGCGTTATTTATGGCAATTTGGCTTGTGCCTTGGTTTGGCAAAATGCAGCGCTGGACGATCGCTTTTGTACTTGCCTGTGTGGTGTTATTTGTCCCCAATGCGATTGCTCAAACAACTGCGTTTCAGGTGACATTACCTGCATTTAATGATGTGCCGATTATGCTCATTCGTAATCAAAATCAAACGGTACTGATTAATAGCGGCGATCGGCAATTTGCCAGTTTTACCCTGCAACCCCTCTTGCAAAAATTGGGTATTAATCGCATTGATTGGGCAGTTTCGACCGATACACAGCCTGATGTCAGTGATGGTTGGAATACGCTTATGTCTAGTTCTGTCGCGATCGCCCAGTTCCGTGATATTAGCCTTGGTGTTACGCCTAAACCCTATCAAGACCTCCAACAGTCTCTTGCCACGGCAAAAACTCCCTTAGCTTCGCTCAAGGTGGGTGAAACTCTCACGATTAATAACCAAGTTGAGGTGCAACTGCTCAATCAGTCACCAGATATTCTCAAAATCAAAACGGGTGAGCTATCTTGGCTAATGCTTGCTAATGCTGATCAAAAGGCACAACAGGTGATCATTACTCAAAAAGACTTACTACCAAAATTATCCGCGAATATTCTCTGGTGGACAGGCGGGCAAATCGATCCCAAGATTTTGGAAGCGATCAGTCCTAAAATTGCGATCGCTTCAGCCACAAGTGTTGTCGAGGAAATAGTCAATCAATTCTATGAAGCCAAAATTCGCGTATTTTGGACAGGTAGAGATGGTGCAATTCAGTGGACTCCTGACAAAGATTTCCACACTCTCCGTGATCAACAAGACTCGCGATCGCCAATTTGA
- a CDS encoding archaeosortase/exosortase family protein — MESQLQQLKKILTDRTFWIFATLSCLATLHLYSVWKISERVPSLLNFLGWFSIGFLLWKRKFKLRFRGSLTAAILGTILILWMIIRHSLGQYYLSKIDVLYSFFPVITCIGLLLITTGFRRLINYKNEVLVATLISLPYASLYNILKPIVNIDAQLLNFMLHYFGFQSIRQGAVIYLQNGAVEIMPSCSSVGPILTMLPFIVVLLSIYPTSKAKQIFIYISTIFSIIFINSIRLSLLAILLNKGDMNNFNYWHVGGGAGIFSNLIVFLIGGISYQVLNKSSKHNKDGSDKLSSKI; from the coding sequence ATGGAATCGCAACTACAGCAGCTAAAAAAAATTCTGACTGATCGGACTTTTTGGATATTTGCAACTCTGAGCTGTTTGGCGACCCTTCACCTGTATAGTGTCTGGAAAATATCCGAAAGAGTGCCATCTTTACTTAACTTCTTGGGATGGTTTAGTATTGGCTTTTTGCTGTGGAAACGGAAATTTAAGCTCAGATTTCGGGGCAGTCTCACTGCTGCAATTTTAGGAACAATTTTAATTCTATGGATGATCATTAGACATAGTTTAGGACAATATTACCTGTCAAAAATTGATGTTTTATATAGCTTCTTCCCTGTGATTACTTGCATCGGTCTACTCCTAATAACTACAGGATTTAGACGCTTAATAAATTATAAAAATGAAGTCTTAGTTGCAACCCTTATTTCTTTGCCATATGCATCTTTATATAATATATTAAAGCCGATTGTAAATATTGATGCTCAGTTGCTCAATTTTATGCTGCACTATTTTGGTTTCCAATCTATTAGGCAAGGTGCTGTTATCTATCTTCAAAATGGAGCAGTTGAAATAATGCCTAGCTGCTCTAGTGTGGGACCAATATTAACAATGCTTCCCTTTATAGTCGTTTTACTAAGTATTTATCCTACAAGTAAAGCCAAACAAATTTTCATCTATATCAGTACGATTTTTTCAATTATTTTTATTAACAGTATTCGCTTATCTTTATTAGCCATACTTTTAAATAAAGGTGATATGAATAATTTCAACTATTGGCATGTTGGAGGAGGTGCAGGGATTTTCTCAAATCTGATTGTTTTCTTGATTGGTGGGATATCTTATCAAGTATTGAATAAATCTTCTAAACACAATAAAGATGGATCAGATAAACTTAGCTCAAAGATATAA
- a CDS encoding cyanoexosortase A system-associated protein, whose product MDQINLAQRYKYQKSRFKLLKKFKISCLIIAFTSGCVAIISICLLTPEIKTSSKLQLPSQISLTDWQFKESKNLNILLENDATSAQQYLYISSAQNVLKVDALYTNGMVSIPKSLEMIGIKYSNNNLIMRYLDKVGYYALFSDQERAYLSSCINSRGMTTVTEEQFINNRPLEITWSHISAYLMGTSDLFDDRCLFTTISIPIEKNDLVGQNNSSLDKKYQTLEKAWINWHLYWKDNFPKESYFFKTKSIP is encoded by the coding sequence ATGGATCAGATAAACTTAGCTCAAAGATATAAATATCAAAAATCAAGATTTAAATTGCTTAAAAAATTTAAGATATCTTGCTTAATAATTGCCTTTACTTCAGGCTGTGTCGCCATTATTAGTATTTGCTTACTTACTCCTGAGATTAAAACAAGCTCAAAATTGCAACTACCCAGTCAAATATCCTTGACTGATTGGCAATTCAAAGAAAGTAAAAACTTGAATATTCTTTTAGAAAATGATGCTACTTCTGCTCAACAATATTTATATATATCATCAGCACAAAATGTCTTAAAAGTTGATGCATTATATACTAACGGAATGGTTTCAATTCCTAAATCACTAGAAATGATTGGGATAAAGTACTCTAACAATAATCTAATTATGCGGTATTTAGATAAAGTAGGATATTATGCTTTATTCTCTGATCAAGAACGGGCTTACCTATCATCATGTATTAATTCACGTGGTATGACAACTGTTACTGAGGAGCAGTTTATTAATAATCGTCCCCTTGAGATTACTTGGAGTCATATTAGTGCTTATTTAATGGGAACTAGTGATTTATTCGATGATCGCTGTTTATTTACAACCATATCGATACCAATAGAGAAAAATGATCTAGTTGGGCAAAATAACAGTTCTTTAGACAAAAAATATCAAACCTTAGAAAAAGCATGGATTAATTGGCATCTTTACTGGAAAGATAATTTCCCTAAGGAATCATACTTTTTCAAAACAAAATCTATTCCATAA
- a CDS encoding HpsJ family protein, with protein MQDIQVPAMGRQTFTLLRGVGYFLLALFLLDLLTIVLPFKFTDAVWELNTFGQIVERVPLLLLSFPLIFFGEYSARMKWEQIATKVISWLALVMAVFFFLGVPLGIVNTFRVQTIRQGDIIAKTAQQNSPLQAIAERLNKSSTDNEIRDVLKSLNPQQQSLVAKIPKPQEVKKRLLTEINTSINQTQSQSDEIKRRISNALWKDSVKWVIAATLSALFLVYVWIQSKWARVGINY; from the coding sequence ATGCAAGATATTCAAGTTCCAGCTATGGGTAGGCAGACATTTACTTTATTAAGAGGTGTTGGCTATTTCTTACTAGCTTTATTCCTTTTAGATCTTTTAACAATTGTCCTACCCTTCAAATTTACTGATGCCGTTTGGGAGCTAAATACTTTTGGTCAAATTGTTGAAAGAGTTCCACTATTACTACTCTCATTCCCTTTGATCTTTTTTGGTGAATATAGTGCGCGTATGAAATGGGAACAGATAGCTACAAAAGTTATTTCTTGGCTAGCTTTGGTGATGGCAGTGTTTTTCTTCCTTGGTGTTCCTTTAGGTATTGTCAATACGTTTCGTGTTCAAACTATTCGTCAAGGTGATATTATCGCTAAAACTGCTCAACAAAATAGTCCTTTGCAAGCGATCGCTGAGCGTTTAAATAAGTCAAGTACTGATAATGAAATTCGTGATGTTCTAAAATCTCTAAACCCTCAGCAGCAGTCATTAGTCGCCAAAATCCCTAAACCCCAAGAGGTTAAAAAAAGACTTTTAACTGAGATTAATACATCAATCAATCAGACCCAATCACAGTCCGATGAAATTAAAAGAAGGATTAGTAATGCGCTTTGGAAAGACTCTGTAAAATGGGTGATCGCAGCAACCCTATCTGCTCTATTTCTTGTCTATGTTTGGATACAATCTAAATGGGCTAGGGTAGGTATTAACTATTAG
- a CDS encoding prolyl oligopeptidase family serine peptidase, whose translation MNQRSLLFSVILSSLTVVALPAQAQYSGLGKDSLDPAILKRYAPTALPPNVTRPIESILDVRSPGLGMVTPDGKRMFFTWGITGTVQVWRLDGAQKFPVQVTGGQDATTIAGMTPDGKYLILSRDRQGEENPGLYLQSTNGGELEVIQHLAGVRTSLQYIGNDSRTIYFSANDVKPDSNTIYRYDLQTKKKVPISGGDGIWWIADVYVNPKTGDREKFLFAKATGSQSQEYYEYDVKTRTTTPLIGQNEKEEYGIQYGVNADEYLVLTPKFSEFRRLYSYKNKQFTPITPELKADVASFDIDDQRQRILYSINDGGYTRVKAIAANNYEAIDLPEFANADHIYTGNTTRNGRFTTIGVETAKAPRLSYVYDWQTKKLTQWVLPSTPEVDTSKFTAAKLETYTTRDGTKIPMFVYRSPQCENTPQNPLEKPCPVIVHFHGGPEGQSTAGFNRYAQLFVNAGFVFAEPNVRGSEGYGKTWLNADNGRDRLKVITDIEDASIYIRKNWQVNGITPKIGIVGGSYGGYSALIGMSKFAGSYDAGVSIVGISNLLTFLNNTAPYRRILRISEYGDPVKDRDALIELSPVTYSDRIKAPLLIIQGANDPRVPVGEAIQIQKILEQKKIPSQLVIFPDEGHGSSKRSNQVLEIGYTLDFFKKHLQN comes from the coding sequence ATGAATCAGCGATCGCTATTATTTTCTGTCATTCTCTCTAGTCTTACCGTTGTTGCCTTACCTGCGCAGGCGCAATATTCAGGATTAGGTAAAGATAGCCTCGATCCTGCGATTCTTAAACGCTATGCACCAACAGCATTACCTCCTAATGTGACCAGACCGATTGAGTCCATTCTCGATGTGCGATCACCGGGGTTAGGGATGGTCACACCCGATGGTAAGCGGATGTTTTTTACTTGGGGAATTACGGGAACAGTGCAGGTGTGGCGGCTCGATGGCGCACAAAAATTTCCTGTGCAAGTGACGGGAGGGCAAGATGCTACGACGATCGCAGGGATGACTCCTGATGGTAAATACCTGATCCTATCCCGCGATCGCCAAGGAGAGGAAAACCCCGGACTATATTTGCAATCGACCAATGGCGGGGAGTTAGAAGTCATCCAGCACCTAGCAGGCGTGCGTACCTCACTGCAATATATTGGCAATGACTCCCGCACGATCTATTTCAGTGCCAATGATGTTAAACCCGACTCCAATACAATTTATCGCTACGATTTGCAAACCAAAAAGAAAGTGCCAATCTCTGGCGGCGATGGAATTTGGTGGATTGCTGATGTGTATGTGAATCCCAAAACAGGCGATCGCGAGAAATTTCTCTTTGCGAAGGCAACAGGTAGCCAATCGCAGGAATATTACGAATATGATGTCAAAACGAGAACCACTACCCCTCTCATTGGTCAAAATGAGAAGGAAGAATATGGCATTCAATATGGGGTAAACGCTGACGAATATTTGGTGCTAACTCCCAAATTTAGTGAGTTTCGCCGTCTTTACAGTTATAAAAATAAGCAATTTACCCCCATTACCCCAGAGCTAAAAGCGGATGTTGCTAGCTTTGATATCGACGATCAACGCCAACGCATTCTCTACTCGATTAATGATGGTGGTTACACAAGAGTTAAGGCGATCGCTGCCAATAACTATGAAGCGATCGATCTGCCTGAATTTGCTAATGCTGATCATATCTATACAGGCAACACTACCCGTAATGGTCGCTTCACCACCATTGGTGTGGAAACTGCTAAGGCCCCCAGACTTAGCTATGTATACGATTGGCAGACTAAAAAACTAACACAATGGGTCTTGCCTAGCACACCCGAAGTGGACACCAGTAAATTTACGGCTGCTAAGCTGGAAACCTACACAACGCGAGATGGGACAAAAATCCCCATGTTTGTCTATCGATCGCCCCAATGTGAAAATACTCCCCAAAATCCTCTGGAAAAGCCTTGCCCCGTAATTGTGCATTTTCATGGGGGACCAGAGGGACAAAGTACCGCAGGTTTTAATCGCTATGCCCAGTTATTTGTGAATGCAGGCTTTGTATTTGCGGAGCCAAATGTGCGCGGTAGTGAGGGCTATGGCAAAACTTGGCTCAATGCTGATAATGGACGCGATCGCCTCAAGGTCATCACCGACATCGAAGACGCATCGATCTATATCCGCAAAAACTGGCAAGTCAATGGCATCACTCCCAAAATTGGCATCGTCGGCGGCAGCTATGGTGGCTATTCGGCGCTAATCGGGATGTCTAAATTTGCGGGTAGTTATGACGCAGGTGTCTCTATCGTCGGCATTAGCAATTTACTGACATTTTTAAATAACACTGCTCCCTATCGCCGCATTTTGCGAATTAGTGAATATGGAGATCCTGTTAAAGATCGGGATGCTTTAATTGAACTATCACCTGTGACCTATAGCGATCGCATCAAAGCCCCATTACTAATCATCCAAGGCGCAAATGATCCCCGTGTCCCTGTTGGTGAAGCAATCCAAATCCAAAAAATCCTCGAACAGAAAAAAATCCCCTCGCAACTTGTCATTTTCCCCGATGAAGGTCACGGCTCCAGCAAGCGCAGTAACCAAGTCCTAGAAATTGGCTACACCCTCGACTTTTTCAAAAAGCATTTACAGAATTAG